One Elephas maximus indicus isolate mEleMax1 chromosome X, mEleMax1 primary haplotype, whole genome shotgun sequence DNA segment encodes these proteins:
- the LOC126069623 gene encoding protein BHLHb9-like isoform X2, with translation MPENKSGTHAKTRKGTGVKAEAEREATGIDKAKAGFETDAVAERKGVSEAKVVTEMKARALSEPTALVKGVAKAMPRSWARSGEEMNTDFGPRAEVEAAVVSGFSCVAEESAASEARHKDETDTDAWFWAGEEASIGSWFWNREEAGGDQTNAKDEGETDIGASINTGELGIEAATGASWKPRPGAEEEEEDEEEEEEDEEEEWEDYEEEEEEERKVIIWKWFWDGDKISFDPNPRPLYRTVRPRVTCEIDERNRPKDWSEVTIWPNGPAEIPASLASGYQVPSRTRPLSCTAQSSGEKNTGSLPAGEAGLHEGTSICLQSIDAYPFDSETCTQAIEKIRGQIRIRELNGIRPFPCPCKMECRLNSEDFEKLVSLLKSNADPVIHKIAQIAMGVIKVHPLAQELINEMGVLTVIESLLHFRLPNVTRKTEITLNPISVEERQRRNIIHVVHMCKETVSFPLNSPGQRSGLKELGQLSADRDHHFIVAAYLPELSRMLSLGNHKTRNLVLKVLLNMSENPIAARDMMNIEVLSALKLIFHQKEAKANLVTAVAIFVNIKEHIRRGSIVVVNPVSYNELKAVFREAKTIIEKL, from the coding sequence ATGCCTGAGAATAAGAGTGGAACCCATGCTAAAACTAGGAAGGGGACTGGTGTAAAGGCTGAAGCAGAGAGGGAGGCTACTGGAATAGACAAGGCCAAGGCAGGGTTTGAGACAGATGCAGTAGCAGAGCGGAAGGGAGTGTCTGAGGCTAAGGTTGTAACTGAGATGAAGGCAAGAGCCCTGTCAGAGCCTACGGCTCTGGTCAAAGGCGTGGCTAAGGCCATGCCTAGATCCTGGGCCAGGTCAGGGGAGGAGATGAATACAGACTTTGGTCCGAGGGCTGAGGTTGAGGCCGCTGTGGTATCTGGTTTTTCTTGTGTGGCTGAGGAGAGTGCTGCATCTGAGGCCAGACACAAAGATGAGACTGATACTGATGCCTGGTTCTGGGCTGGGGAAGAGGCCAGTATCGGTTCCTGGTTCTGGAACAGGGAAGAGGCTGGTGGTGATCAGACGAACGCTAAGGACGAAGGTGAAACTGATATTGGTGCCTCAATCAATACTGGGGAGTTGGGAATAGAGGCTGCTACTGGGGCCAGCTGGAAGCCTAGGCCAGgggcggaggaggaggaggaggacgaagaggaggaggaggaggacgaaGAGGAGGAGTGGGAGGACtacgaagaggaggaggaggaggagaggaaagtCATTATTTGGAAGTGGTTCTGGGATGGAGATAAAATTAGTTTTGACCCTAATCCTAGACCCTTGTACAGGACAGTTAGGCCCCGGGTGACGTGTGAAATTGATGAAAGAAATAGGCCCAAGGACTGGTCTGAGGTAACTATCTGGCCCAATGGCCCTGCTGAAATTCCGGCATCGTTGGCATCTGGATACCAGGTCCCGTCGAGGACAAGGCCTCTTTCATGTACTGCCCAGTCCTCAGGTGAGAAAAACACGGGTTCCCTGCCTGCGGGAGAAGCCGGTCTTCATGAGGGCACTTCCATATGCCTACAGTCTATAGACGCGTACCCATTTGATTCTGAGACTTGCACTCAGGCCATAGAGAAGATCAGAGGGCAGATCAGGATCAGGGAGCTGAATGGGATTAGGCCATTTCCTTGCCCTTGCAAAATGGAATGCCGCCTGAATTCTGAGGACTTTGAAAAACTTGTTAGCTTACTTAAGTCAAATGCTGATCCTGTCATTCATAAAATAGCTCAAATTGCAATGGGTGTCATCAAGGTTCATCCCCTTGCCCAAGAGCTCATTAATGAGATGGGTGTGCTGACTGTTATTGAAAGCTTGCTCCATTTTCGATTGCCAAACGTGACAAGAAAGACTGAAATTACTCTGAATCCCATTTCTGTGGAGGAAAGACAACGCAGGAATATAATACATGTTGTGCATATGTGTAAGGAAACCGTGTCTTTTCCCTTGAACTCACCTGGTCAGCGATCTGGATTAAAGGAATTAGGGCAGCTGAGTGCTGACCGTGACCATCACTTCATTGTTGCCGCTTACCTTCCAGAGCTTTCCCGTATGCTATCCCTGGGAAATCATAAAACCAGAAATCTGGTTTTGAAAGTACTTTTGAATATGTCTGAAAATCCCATTGCAGCAAGAGACATGATGAACATTGAGGTATTGTCAGCATTAAAACTCATCTTTCACCAGAAAGAGGCAAAAGCCAATCTTGTTACTGCCGTGGCCATATTTGTTAACATAAAGGAGCATATCAGAAGGGGATCGATTGTAGTTGTTAATCCCGTGAGTTATAATGAACTCAAGGCCGTGTTCCGTGAAGCTAAAACGATTATTGAAAAATTGTAA